A genomic segment from Acyrthosiphon pisum isolate AL4f chromosome A3, pea_aphid_22Mar2018_4r6ur, whole genome shotgun sequence encodes:
- the LOC107882876 gene encoding uncharacterized protein LOC107882876 — MVAQKIWSLMLVGLLIASSANAGPIAAGICYAGCAGVTVACFAAAGFTFGTVPGAVIAATPALAACNAAFGICEASCIAALVVPVP; from the coding sequence ATGGTTGCTCAGAAAATTTGGTCTTTGATGCTGGTCGGGCTGTTAATCGCATCTTCCGCCAATGCTGGACCGATCGCAGCTGGAATTTGCTATGCTGGATGTGCTGGTGTGACGGTTGCATGCTTCGCTGCCGCCGGATTTACGTTTGGCACTGTCCCTGGAGCAGTGATTGCTGCTACACCCGCGTTAGCTGCGTGCAATGCAGCATTTGGGATTTGTGAAGCAAGCTGTATCGCAGCATTAGTTGTACCTGTACCGTAA